One genomic segment of Nocardioides cavernaquae includes these proteins:
- the leuA gene encoding 2-isopropylmalate synthase translates to MTNLSNTSNQQKPSTMPFGRYTAFEPVTVPDRTWPDAKITRAPRWLSTDLRDGNQALIDPMTPVRKLKMFDLLVKMGYKEIEVGFPSASQTDFDFVRALIEGDRIPDDVQISVLTQAREDLIERTLQSLVGAPRASVHLYNATAPLFRRVVFGVTPEECIGIATRGTGLVMKYAESLLGDIVGTEDFGYQYSPEIFTQTPTDFALEVCEAVSDVWQPEPGREIILNLPATVEMSTPNTYADQIEYFSRGLTRRSVSAISLHPHNDRGTAVAATELGVMAGADRVEGCLFAHGERTGNVCLVTLGMNLFSQGIDPQIDFSDIDEVRRTVEYCTGLPVHPRHPYAGDLVYTAFSGSHQDAIKKGLEDLDRIAAERGIPVGEVGWEAPYLPIDPKDVGRTYEAVIRVNSQSGKGGVAYLLKAEHSLDLPRRAQIEFSRVIQSRTDTQGGEVSGEEIWKIFSAEYLERETPYSLQSWSSVTDAEGGDTQDVHLLVRGEERTFKGEGNGPVAAFVDGMRQAGADIRVLDYAEHALSSGGDAVAAAYVECEIAGEIVWGIGIHHNIVTASLRAVVCAANRAQAITIPTA, encoded by the coding sequence ATGACGAACCTGAGCAACACCAGCAACCAGCAGAAGCCGAGCACCATGCCGTTCGGCCGCTACACCGCGTTCGAGCCCGTGACCGTTCCGGACCGCACCTGGCCCGACGCGAAGATCACCCGGGCTCCGCGGTGGCTCTCGACCGACCTGCGTGACGGCAACCAGGCCCTCATCGACCCGATGACCCCGGTGCGCAAGCTGAAGATGTTCGACCTGCTCGTGAAGATGGGCTACAAGGAGATCGAGGTCGGCTTCCCGTCGGCGTCGCAGACGGACTTCGACTTCGTCCGCGCACTGATCGAGGGCGACCGGATCCCCGACGACGTCCAGATCTCCGTGCTGACCCAGGCTCGCGAGGACCTGATCGAGCGCACGCTGCAGTCGCTGGTCGGTGCGCCGCGCGCGAGCGTCCACCTGTACAACGCGACCGCCCCGCTCTTCCGCCGCGTCGTCTTCGGAGTGACGCCGGAGGAGTGCATCGGCATCGCCACCCGCGGCACCGGCCTGGTCATGAAGTACGCCGAGTCGCTGCTCGGCGACATCGTCGGCACCGAGGACTTCGGCTACCAGTACAGCCCGGAGATCTTCACCCAGACGCCCACCGACTTCGCGCTCGAGGTCTGCGAGGCGGTCTCGGACGTCTGGCAGCCCGAGCCGGGTCGCGAGATCATCCTGAACCTGCCGGCGACCGTCGAGATGTCGACGCCCAACACCTACGCCGACCAGATCGAGTACTTCTCGCGTGGTCTGACCCGTCGTTCGGTTTCTGCCATCAGCCTGCACCCGCACAACGACCGCGGCACCGCTGTCGCGGCCACCGAGCTCGGCGTCATGGCCGGTGCCGACCGCGTCGAGGGCTGCCTGTTCGCCCACGGCGAGCGCACCGGCAACGTCTGCCTGGTCACGCTCGGCATGAACCTGTTCTCGCAGGGCATCGACCCACAGATCGACTTCTCCGACATCGACGAGGTGCGCCGCACGGTCGAGTACTGCACCGGCCTGCCGGTCCACCCGCGCCACCCCTACGCCGGCGACCTGGTCTACACAGCGTTCTCGGGCTCCCACCAGGACGCGATCAAGAAGGGTCTCGAGGACCTGGACCGGATCGCTGCCGAGCGGGGGATCCCGGTCGGCGAGGTCGGCTGGGAGGCTCCCTACCTGCCGATCGACCCCAAGGACGTCGGCCGCACCTACGAGGCGGTCATCCGCGTCAACAGCCAGTCCGGCAAGGGCGGCGTCGCCTACCTGCTGAAGGCCGAGCACAGCCTCGACCTGCCGCGCCGTGCGCAGATCGAGTTCTCGCGCGTGATCCAGTCGCGGACCGACACCCAGGGTGGCGAGGTCTCCGGTGAGGAGATCTGGAAGATCTTCTCGGCCGAGTACCTCGAGCGCGAGACGCCCTACTCCCTGCAGTCCTGGTCGTCGGTCACCGACGCCGAGGGCGGCGACACCCAGGACGTCCACCTGCTCGTCCGTGGCGAGGAGCGCACGTTCAAGGGCGAGGGCAACGGCCCGGTCGCGGCGTTCGTCGACGGCATGCGCCAGGCAGGCGCCGACATCCGCGTCCTCGACTACGCCGAGCACGCCCTGTCCTCCGGCGGTGACGCCGTTGCCGCGGCGTACGTCGAGTGCGAGATCGCCGGCGAGATCGTCTGGGGCATCGGCATCCACCACAACATCGTCACCGCGTCGCTGCGGGCTGTTGTGTGCGCTGCCAACCGCGCCCAGGCGATCACGATCCCGACCGCCTGA
- a CDS encoding flavodoxin family protein, producing MATLLVVHHSPTRSLQSLTDAVLAGAGDDSIEGVDVVVKHALEATADDVLAADGYLLGTTANFGYMSGALKHFFDSTFLAVGGSLDDSGGTSVEGAGATAKRPFGLYIHGRYDLTGAVRSVMSIVGALGWKQGYDVLEVLGEVTDADREAAYELGGTIAALLTT from the coding sequence ATGGCCACGCTCCTCGTCGTCCATCACTCCCCCACCCGCTCCCTGCAGTCGCTGACCGACGCGGTGCTCGCAGGTGCGGGAGACGACAGCATCGAAGGCGTCGACGTGGTGGTGAAGCACGCACTCGAGGCCACTGCCGATGACGTGCTCGCCGCCGACGGGTACCTCCTCGGCACGACCGCCAACTTCGGCTACATGAGCGGGGCGCTCAAGCACTTCTTCGACTCGACGTTCCTCGCCGTCGGTGGCTCCCTCGACGACTCCGGCGGCACGTCGGTCGAAGGGGCGGGCGCCACGGCCAAGAGGCCCTTCGGGCTCTACATCCACGGCCGTTACGACCTGACCGGCGCGGTGCGGTCGGTCATGAGCATCGTCGGCGCCCTCGGCTGGAAGCAGGGGTACGACGTGCTCGAGGTGCTGGGCGAGGTGACGGACGCTGACCGCGAGGCGGCGTACGAGCTGGGCGGTACCATCGCGGCACTCCTGACCACCTGA
- a CDS encoding septum formation family protein — translation MLCVLVAGALALAGCSKDLDPTDDPSQVDAITPPAVGACRLLTPEQVGRADNATRTVACTKKHTAETYAAGELPKELDDASYSGREVALASYKLCSKAFSKHLGADDSMVMRTVLSWAWFRPSTKAWEDGARWYRCDLIGGGGQALTEGAQSYFPLPAVTKGLLRGIKPSDDWMVCANGRTVRQSPKVPCSDKHTWRAVTTIKLGEDKDPYPGDHTALIKTRDFCRSSVQAWLGYPISFQFGFTWFHEAEWEAGNRRSICWARTEH, via the coding sequence GTGCTGTGCGTCCTCGTCGCGGGCGCACTCGCACTCGCGGGTTGCAGCAAGGACCTCGACCCCACCGACGATCCGTCGCAGGTCGACGCGATCACTCCCCCGGCCGTCGGCGCCTGCCGGCTGCTGACCCCGGAGCAGGTCGGCAGGGCCGACAACGCGACCAGGACGGTCGCGTGCACGAAGAAGCACACCGCCGAGACGTACGCCGCGGGCGAGCTGCCCAAGGAGCTGGACGACGCGTCGTACAGCGGTCGCGAGGTCGCGCTGGCCAGCTACAAGCTCTGCAGCAAGGCGTTCTCGAAGCACCTCGGCGCCGACGACTCGATGGTGATGCGCACCGTGCTCAGCTGGGCCTGGTTCCGGCCCTCGACGAAGGCCTGGGAGGACGGCGCCCGGTGGTACCGCTGCGACCTGATCGGCGGCGGCGGGCAGGCCCTGACCGAGGGAGCGCAGAGCTACTTCCCGCTTCCGGCCGTGACCAAGGGACTCCTGCGCGGGATCAAGCCGAGCGACGACTGGATGGTCTGCGCCAACGGGCGCACCGTGCGCCAGAGCCCGAAGGTGCCCTGCTCCGACAAGCACACCTGGCGTGCTGTCACGACGATCAAGCTCGGCGAGGACAAGGATCCCTACCCGGGCGACCACACGGCGCTGATCAAGACGCGCGACTTCTGCCGCAGCTCGGTGCAGGCGTGGCTGGGCTACCCGATCAGCTTCCAGTTCGGCTTCACCTGGTTCCATGAGGCCGAGTGGGAGGCCGGCAACCGCCGGTCGATCTGCTGGGCACGCACCGAGCACTGA
- a CDS encoding septum formation family protein: MAGTRRGTSAHALNPLRAAGVTLAVVTVLVAILLASCSGGTPKKPSADPTNATTTPLPAATAAPLPSSHGCYLLTYDDALEPTSSAEPVECSQEHTDRTFHVGRPSNVVNGHLLAVDSARVTRQMATECPRRFASYVGGSTEQRRLSMLSVVWFGPTLRQSDEGQSWFRCDAIALASAGKLAPLTGKLVKVLDSEAGRTRWGRCATGKPGTKGAVQVLCSTKQPGGSTWRAVATVNVAAGPKGAWPGPKKAAAAGAGCEDRVRDQAEDKLSFSWGYEPPTEAQWKAGQHYGFCWSPTKK; encoded by the coding sequence ATGGCAGGCACACGGAGAGGCACCAGCGCGCACGCGCTCAACCCGCTGCGCGCCGCCGGGGTGACCCTCGCGGTGGTCACCGTCCTCGTGGCGATCCTGCTGGCCAGCTGCTCGGGTGGCACTCCGAAGAAGCCGTCAGCCGATCCCACCAATGCCACCACGACACCGCTCCCGGCTGCCACGGCCGCGCCGCTCCCCTCCTCCCACGGCTGCTACCTCCTCACGTACGACGATGCGCTGGAGCCGACGAGCTCCGCCGAGCCGGTGGAGTGCAGCCAGGAGCACACCGACCGGACCTTCCACGTCGGCCGGCCGAGCAATGTCGTCAATGGCCACCTGCTCGCGGTCGACTCGGCGCGCGTCACCCGCCAGATGGCCACGGAGTGCCCGCGCCGCTTCGCGTCGTACGTCGGCGGGTCGACGGAGCAGCGCCGGCTGAGCATGCTCTCGGTCGTCTGGTTCGGGCCGACGCTGAGGCAGTCCGACGAGGGCCAGTCCTGGTTCCGCTGCGATGCGATCGCGCTCGCCTCCGCAGGCAAGCTGGCTCCCCTCACGGGCAAGCTCGTCAAGGTCCTCGACTCCGAGGCCGGCCGCACCCGATGGGGCCGCTGCGCCACCGGCAAGCCGGGCACCAAGGGTGCCGTCCAGGTGCTCTGCTCGACCAAGCAGCCGGGTGGCAGCACCTGGCGCGCCGTGGCGACCGTCAACGTCGCTGCGGGCCCGAAGGGTGCCTGGCCGGGCCCGAAGAAGGCAGCCGCCGCGGGTGCTGGTTGCGAGGACCGGGTCCGCGACCAGGCCGAGGACAAGCTGAGCTTCAGCTGGGGCTACGAGCCGCCCACCGAGGCACAGTGGAAGGCCGGCCAGCACTACGGGTTCTGCTGGTCCCCCACGAAGAAGTAG